The Phycisphaeraceae bacterium genome contains the following window.
TGGGTTTTTTTCCCCCGGTTTTTTCCCCCCCCCCCCCCCCCCCCGAGTACGATTTGCGTCGGACACAAACCTGACTGGAGGTTTTTCGTGTCGGAGCGAGCCTGCAACTCTTGGAGCCTCGTGAGCCTTTCACTCCTTGTAGTGGCAACGGCGTGCGCCGGTGCCCAGGAACTCGGTTCACTCGAATGGTTCAAAGCCAAGTGGGCACAGGCTGAGATCCGCCCAATCCCTGACAACACCTATATTGAATACATCATCGAGTCCCCCGTTCCCGGCGGCGAAGACGAGCTCAATCGCCTGCGAGCACTTGTTGATGGCAAGCCTGACCATCCGCTTCGCAGGCAATTTGAAGACCTGCAATGGCAAATGACCAATGGTGCAAAGTCTACTCGGCATCGACTCTGGTACAGCAATCCAAACCTCTGGCGATTGAGTCAGGATTATCACCATCAGATTCCGATTCCCTTTGTCGATCGGGCTGTACACGGTCGCGAAGCATGGCAACTTACGAATAGAGATCTGAGCCTTGTCAATCCCCGAAACCCTCCGCCCGACCGGAACCCCGCAGAAGCCCTCAGTGCGCTTCCATTCTACTTACAAGGCTGGCTCCATCCCGGAATGAGCCCGGGAAGCCCTCTTCGGCTTCAACCAACTGACGCAAAACTGCAAGGCAATAACTGGTCCGGTACAATTCAGTCCGCGGACGGCAATCGTCACTTCCAAATCGCTGGCACCATTATTGACGACGAGTGGATTCGAATTGAATCCAGAACTGTCACACTTTCGTCTGATGAGCCTATGTGGGAAGGGGCGGTCACCAGATTCTCGGATTGGCGTTATCATGAACTGCATCGCTCTTGGGCGGCACATCGCGTGAGTTCTCTCGACTCGCATGGCGAACCGGGACAAACGATGATCCTTATCGAAATGCGACCACTCGAACCCGGCGAACTTACCGCCTTGGTGACCACTCCGACCGTCGACGGCTCTGATCCCATTCGAGGCACTTCGACGTTCACTGCCATCAACGATTTCCGTGACGGCACCAGAACAGATCTTCGTGGTCCCGAACCGGTTACGTCACCCCTCTCCATCGGAGCCTCGCGCCAGCCTCACCCCGCCTGGCTGACGCAGGCCGGATGGGTATTCGTTGCAGTCATCATCAGCGTCCTCGTCTGGATGCGCCTCAAATCAGCCAGAAGCCCATAACAACCTCAAAAGGAAAATCTCGTGTTGAGACACGACCGGAATTCAAGGACACAAGTTGGCGTCATTGCTCTTGGAGTTGCGATCATAACTCTTCCTCTTTCCGCACAATGCTGGAACGAACTCTACATGGGTAAGGCCTGCAGCCTTACTGAATGCGATACTACTGGATCTTGTAACGTTGTCGAAACTTTGCTTGACGAGGATGTCAAGATATCTACAAGCCCGGGACTGCGTGACCGAAGAGATGAAGCAACGTACTTGTGCTGGAAAACGTGGAAGGTTCACAATGAATTGGCACAGTGTGTGGTGCGGAAAAATCGCGAGTTACAATAGCCACAAGAATGAGGTGGTCGTGCTCTTGCTGCGAAACGTCATCATCATAGTATTGCTGCTCGCCGGACTCTTGCCAGATCGATGGGTTAATGCTCAACGACCCGCCGCTGTGACTTCTCGATGACTTTCCAACGTCACCATCACGCGTACACCCTGATCGAGTTACTCCTTGTGGTTTCACTCGTGGGTGTACTTGCTTTTTTGCTACTTCCTGCCCTCAGTGGAATCCGCAATTCGGCAAGAGACCTGGCCTCGATCGTCAATATGCACTCTCACGCGCAGATTCTCTCTGCGTACGCTGGCGATCACAACGACTACTTACCGGCAATCACGCACCCGAAGGCAACTTGGTCCGTCATCCGCGGGTGCGGCTCGATTCATCAGGTGCCATATTTTCATGCCGCATACCTCTGGCATGTAGCGCTGTGCGATTCTTATTACGATGGAAACCCTTCTCACGCATCCTTCTCTCACCCCGGATCTCAAGAAGAGTTGCCTGCAAACTCCTACCTCTTGACAGCGTCGTACATGGCAATGCCACAATACTGGAGTGTCGAATCCCGATTGGCAGGAAATCAACAGTGGGCACACTCTCGCGTTACCAATACAGTCTTCGCTTCATCAAAGGCTGTTCTTACAGAATGGCACCCGCAAAAAGAACTTCCATTCCCGTCAACCAATCCATTGCATGTGGGACTCGCATTTATTGACGGCAGCGCAGGGCGCGTTGACGCTGCGGATCTCATCGACCCCTACCCCCAAGGTGATGGCGGGGGTCACGGTGGATTTCTCCCAATCGGTGTCTATGGCATGCACACCATCGAAGGCTGGCGAGGGCGCGACCGCCGCTGAGCATCTCCCCGTCGGCCTCACACCCCACGATCGCTCGACCCCAGCGCATCGAGACCATCGCCATACTGTCCGCGCAGCGGCTCGACGACTTCCGCAATGAAGCGCTCAGTCTGCTCCACTGCTCGGCCCACATATTTCATCGGGTCCATCAGGTTCGACCAATCGAGCTCGCGCGTCAGCGGGCCGCCGCGGGCGGTGGACCAGAAGGCCTTGTCGTTCTGCAGACGATCGAGCAGGTCGTTATCGAGCCCTTCGTGCTTGACGCGCATGCCCGCAGCCTGCGCGTGCGCGCGGATGATCTCGTGATATTCCTGCCGATCGCCACCCGCCTTGACGGCTTCCATGAGGATATTTTCGGTGGCGAGGAAGGGCAGTTCGGCCATGAGGTTCTTGCGGACCATCGCCTCATGCACGACGAGGCCGCTGGCGACTTCGTGCATCAGGTCGAGGCAGCCATCGAGCGCGAGAAAGGCCTCGGGCAGCGACAGGCGACGGTTCGAGGAATCATCGAGCGTGCGTTCGAGCCACTGCGTCGCAGCCGTGTCGTAGGCGTTGCCCACCAGATTCATGACAAATCGAGCAAGCCCGCAGATGCGCTCGCACTTCATCGGATTGCGCTTATAAGGCATCGCTGACGAACCAATCTGCTTCTCACCAAACGGCTCGTCGATCTCCTTGCGGTTCGAGAGGAGACGAATGTCGGTGGCGATCTTGTGGAGGACAGCGGCGACGGAGGCGAGGTCGGCGAGAACTTGGACATCAAGCACACGCGGGTAGGTTTGGCCGGTGATCAGCGGCGTCAACCTGAAGCAGTACTCGCGGCTCTCATGCCACATAAAGTTCTCAACGGTTTGCGACGCATAATCATCTGCCATTCGATCGAAGCCGGCGTTTGCTCGCATCTGGGCAGCAATTGCATCGCGTCGATCTGCCGCATGCTCAGGCTCGAAATCGACTTCGTCCCCTAGTAGTCGCGCGATCGTTTGAGTTTCAAAACGATCAACAAGGTCCTCATTGTTATCCAAGAGCGCGAGAAAGGAAGCTTGAGTACCCGTTGCGCCGCGGAACCCGCGAAGCACCGGACTTGAGCCAGCCGGAAGGTCGGGCGCGTGGATCAGGCGAGTCGCAGCAAGGTAAAGGTCGTATCCCCAGTTTGCGAATCGACGCCCTACGGTAATCGGCTGGGCCGCCTGATAGTGCGTGAAACCCAGCGTCGGAAGGCTTTGAAAGCGATCGGCCCCATCGCCGAACGCGCTCATCACTTGCACAACCTTGGTAATGACGATCTGTATCGTCTCGCCAAGAATTGATAAATCCGCATTACACACCACATCCTGACTCGTACACCCCAGATGAATAATCGCCTTGGCCTTCGGGCATTGCTCGCCGAGGCAGTGCACATGCGCCATCACATCGTGTCGCAGTTCACGCTCAAGTTCCGCCGCCCGCGCGATTTCCGCATCACTGATCCCGCGCTCGACAACCGCTCGCAACTCCTCGACCTGCTCGGCCGAGACCAGAGGCTGCTGATCGCGCGCCGCAGGCCAGTCCTTCGTCACCTCATGCTGCGCCTCAGCCACCGCCAGCCAGATGCGTCGCCACGTGTTGAACTTATGCCGAGGCGACCACAGCCGCAGCATCTCCGGGCTGGCGTTACGCGTGGCGAGCGGGCTGGTGTAGGTGTCGTTGGAGTTAGTCATCGACAAAAGCGTAGGGGCCGCTCAACTTCCTGGGCTTGCCGCATAACCTGTTCCCGACTCACTCATTCATCGGCTTGCTCCGACCAGATCCGCGGTCGTAAACTCGACCAGGCTCAGCGCCCCGCTCTCATTGGCCACATACCGATACACCGAACCATCAGCGCTGAACGCACCACCCGCCCGCGCATACGTCTGACTCGGGTGTGTCTCTGGCTCATTCGTTGCCAGCGGGACAACGTTCAGGGGGGCATAGGCCGGCGGAGGGCATGCAATCGGTCGCCCATTCATATACAGAGTCCAATTCAGATTGGTTGAGAAAGACTCGGACGATTCTGGATCCCCTGTACCCAGCCAATGCAGTGTGTTACGTGTGTCGGGTGTAAACGCAATGCCCCGCACCGCCGCAAAACGTCCCGCCGGACGCCCGCCATAGAGGTCGGCCTGCCACACACCATCACGCAGAATGGCATAGGCATGATTCGACCGATAGCGCAAGTCATGCGTCAAATTTGCTTTGCCACCTTTGATATCTGTTGGCTCTGCCAACTGGTGTCGCAATTCAATCACAAAGACACTGTGCTCTCCGGTTTCGTCGAGTATCAAATGCCCATTGAACCCGTGAGAAATCGAGTTTGACAACTGAATCTCGTGAGGCCCGGCCAGAAGCCAGCAGCCTTCAGCCTTGCCTGCCGGCGAAGTTACCATTCCGCCAAACACCAACCCATTACCGCTGACCGCAAGGTTGCCCAGATGCTCATACTGCGGGCTGACCTCGTCGCCAACCGCCACACGCCACACGCGAGCCTCAAACGGCCCCCGTGGCGTCTCCTTCATGATCGTTTCCTCGATTCGCACAAGCGTTCCGGGTTCCTTGACCAACGGCATGCTTCGTCCCTGGCCTGAATCGATCCTGCCTCGGATGCCCTCGGACTCCTCGCCGTTATTTACGCGGTAGACATAGCCGTCCTTCTGTGCCCAATACGAAAGGTCTCCGCTTTCGCTCAGTCGCAGATAGCCGACCTGTCCATACTCCGCGTCCGTTCGGCCGGCGTGTTCAACGCGCATGCCGCGTTCCAGTTTGCGCACCAGTGCAAAGCCCGAGCCGCGGTCCGCAAACACAATATCCACGACCTTCAGTGCGTCCTGAGTCGAGACATTGCTCAATCGCAGCACGATCTGGCCTCCAACCACCACAACCGGCACGAAATTCGTCGTGTCTCCCTCACTGGCAGCGACATCGGCGATATACCCCCAGTTACTGCCGTCGGGCGCGATCGTGATGCCACGAATGTCGCGCACCACCGGCCCAACTGGCTTGCCAATCCAGAGCTGCTCACCGCCTTCATCCGTCAGCATCACACCAATCGCTGTACCAAGCGCCTGCTCATGTTCGATCGAATCCGAGTGATAACTCAAACGCTGCAATCGGACGGGAACACGTTCCTCGCCATACACCATCTGCCGTGCTGGCGAACGCTGCTCTTCATCATTGATCCAGTGTGCATACGCAAGTTCCTCCCCGACGAACCGTAGCGTTTCAATTCCGCTCAACGGCCCGATCAGCGCACCGTCGACACACACAAAACCCTGATTCTTCCCACCAGCAGCTTGGCGAAAGCCACTCGCAGCAACGCGTGCGCCAGACGCACTGAACACCAGCGACTGGCGGTTAATATGCTCGATCCCCTCCCCAACCTGATCGTTGACGACGAGATGTTGCAGATCGCCACGCCTGAGCACATACGCCACGGTCGCTCCATCAGGGCTGAACGCGATACCACTGACGACTTCGTCACCCGCAGGCCCCGCTTTGCCGTTCACAAACACCGCCTGTCGGCTCCCCGAGCGCCCCACCCACGCCGCACGATCAAGCAACGGAGAAAACACCACCGACTCCAGTTTCACATCCGCAGGCAGTGTTCCCAGCGGCACCACCCGGCTCGGTTGCACAGAGAGCGCACCCGCTTGCGCAGAACTCGCCTCAGCAACGACCTCGCTCGAAGTTGATCCACTTCCCTCGGCTCCGGGCTTAGGCGTTTCCGCAGGTGTCGCTTCGCCATCCTTCTGCGAACCTTGTTTCTCTTTGGCCCCTTCACCCTCGCCGGTGACATGCTTTTCCACTTCCTTGACCGCTTCCTCAGCCTTTTTCTTGAGCCTGTCCTTGAGCCCATCAAATTGCCCCAGCGCACTTCCAGCAGAAAAAACAGACACCAGCGAAACTGCAACAACTGAACGATTCAGACTCTTCATGATGCACACCTCCAGATCGCCTCGGCCGTCCAAACGTCGAACACCGAATGCCAATCTCCGCTACTGCTCCTGCGACACAATCGCCCAATGTGTGCAACCCTCCAGGAATTTCATCCCGAAGCTGCACAACTTCTGGCCACTTTCATGCTTTGACACTCATCCCAGCGCCCTATCCAAGTCTGCGATCAGATCCGCAACATCTTCAATCCCAACGCTCAGCCGCACCAGCCCATCCGTAATGCCCAGCGCCGCCCTCTGGTCCGGCGGCACCGAAGCGTGCGTCATGATCGCCGGATGCTCGATGAGCGACTCGACCCCGCCCAGCGATTCAGCCAGACTGAAGATCCGCACGCGTTCGAGCATGCGCCGCGACGCATCGAGCCCGCCGCGCACATACACCGTCACAATGCCCCCGAACCCGCGCATCTGCTTCTTCGCCAGTTCGTGCTGCGGATGGCTCGCCAGTCCCGGATAGATCACCCGCTCGATCGCCTGGTGCCTCTCCATATGTTCCGCAATCGTCATCGCATTCGAGCAGTGCCGCTCCATGCGCACATGCAGCGTCTTGGTCGATCGCAGGAACAGGAAGCACTCCATGATCCCCGGCACCGCGCCTTCCGAAAGCTGAATGAACTTCAGCCGCTTGTACAAATCCTCATCATTCACCACCAGCGCGCCGCCGATCGAGTCCGAGTGCCCACCGATGTACTTCGTCGCCGAGTGACACACGATGTCCGCCCCCAGCGCCAGCGGGCTCTGCAGGAAAGGCGACGCAAACGTGTTGTCCACCGCCACAAGCGCCCCAGCCGCCTTCCCGATCGCCGCCACCGCTGCGATGTCGATAATCTTGAGCATCGGGTTCGTCGGCGTCTCGAGCCATATCAACTTCGTCTTTGGTGTCACCGCCGCCTTGACACGCGAAACATCGGTCATATCAACCAGTTTCGTCACGATCCCAAGCTGCGCAAACACGCGATGAAACAGCCGGTTTGTCC
Protein-coding sequences here:
- a CDS encoding prepilin-type N-terminal cleavage/methylation domain-containing protein, with protein sequence MTFQRHHHAYTLIELLLVVSLVGVLAFLLLPALSGIRNSARDLASIVNMHSHAQILSAYAGDHNDYLPAITHPKATWSVIRGCGSIHQVPYFHAAYLWHVALCDSYYDGNPSHASFSHPGSQEELPANSYLLTASYMAMPQYWSVESRLAGNQQWAHSRVTNTVFASSKAVLTEWHPQKELPFPSTNPLHVGLAFIDGSAGRVDAADLIDPYPQGDGGGHGGFLPIGVYGMHTIEGWRGRDRR
- a CDS encoding adenylosuccinate lyase, whose amino-acid sequence is MSAFGDGADRFQSLPTLGFTHYQAAQPITVGRRFANWGYDLYLAATRLIHAPDLPAGSSPVLRGFRGATGTQASFLALLDNNEDLVDRFETQTIARLLGDEVDFEPEHAADRRDAIAAQMRANAGFDRMADDYASQTVENFMWHESREYCFRLTPLITGQTYPRVLDVQVLADLASVAAVLHKIATDIRLLSNRKEIDEPFGEKQIGSSAMPYKRNPMKCERICGLARFVMNLVGNAYDTAATQWLERTLDDSSNRRLSLPEAFLALDGCLDLMHEVASGLVVHEAMVRKNLMAELPFLATENILMEAVKAGGDRQEYHEIIRAHAQAAGMRVKHEGLDNDLLDRLQNDKAFWSTARGGPLTRELDWSNLMDPMKYVGRAVEQTERFIAEVVEPLRGQYGDGLDALGSSDRGV
- a CDS encoding cystathionine gamma-synthase; translation: MRDASSYGFGTRAIHAGQVPDPTTGAIMTPIYQTSTFVQKSPGVIVGEYDYSRAANPTREALQQNLASLESGRFGLCYSSGVAATGAVLHVLKAGDEVILCDDVYGGTNRLFHRVFAQLGIVTKLVDMTDVSRVKAAVTPKTKLIWLETPTNPMLKIIDIAAVAAIGKAAGALVAVDNTFASPFLQSPLALGADIVCHSATKYIGGHSDSIGGALVVNDEDLYKRLKFIQLSEGAVPGIMECFLFLRSTKTLHVRMERHCSNAMTIAEHMERHQAIERVIYPGLASHPQHELAKKQMRGFGGIVTVYVRGGLDASRRMLERVRIFSLAESLGGVESLIEHPAIMTHASVPPDQRAALGITDGLVRLSVGIEDVADLIADLDRALG